Proteins co-encoded in one Dasypus novemcinctus isolate mDasNov1 chromosome 18, mDasNov1.1.hap2, whole genome shotgun sequence genomic window:
- the USP29 gene encoding ubiquitin carboxyl-terminal hydrolase 29 — MTSLKVNGFVQIWSKKSRMTKSKEAFIEVVGREKEIRLVVSFKYEQLIRIFQLKNNIKSVVLRHRRDKQNHLHLAFRNNCSLFINKLSYRDAKELKTFLDTVHQNKFQTPMKLDSDGGAFDRRITQKKISKTPLHKASDLLSYRSFNTKKRIGTPVLQKIPSLMSESSTFERSGLLENQCGQGKRMLSSCLEVNEDFLKEYNPILKKHKTDSLTYINSNKEKQFNLKEVEMDGTLKHRLSLKSNSPGNANLDEAAFSVQTLYAKGSLELPLGPKHSQNDPGQNKPQVPHDSYPEPRWQGFPNLGNTCYMNAILQSLFAIPSFASDLLRQGVPWENIPYDAFIMCLSQLLVLKDICIPEVKEELLVNVKKSISAVTEIFSGSMQNDAHEFLGQCLDQLKGDMEKLNTIWKTEREPEEKELFPQISASEAATKVFVCPVVTNFEFELQRSIICKGCSQVIFKKELSNYLSINLPQETRSLPSSIQYFFDLFFKAEELEYNCEKCKHKNSVAMYKFSRLPRVLIIHLKRYCFNDVWLLVKDDQQIDIPKYLCLSCHCDESTKPPLPLGDNANTGDSKILKVPQEIFSGTICPSTPSLRLISESKHSQVLYRSSDKKAEPQIGLGLCKGSSQGKQQRGQESGSELNMRKSELINSENGTASKKELLGADSVMGQVDNSLSMICEDGGKPTISQDTGLVEVPENPELKKYKKTNSFVELPFDGILESTEKFYEDKENRFPLGSQGVAAKLPLCDGKRTHEEFLHQALPQSLRKLNAQKLTEEDFIRATELSIQKANVNSPGITEVKAKELKRNANMGDPLHAYQLISVVSHLGSSPDSGHYISDVYDFERQTWFTYSDLHVSEIQESTMQEARLGNGYIFFYMHSGIFEELLEKKKH; from the coding sequence ATGACTTCTCTAAAGGTGAATGGATTTGTCCAAATTTGGAGCAAGAAGAGTAGGATGACCAAGTCAAAAGAAGCATTCATTGAAGTAgtgggaagagagaaggaaattagACTGGTGGTCAGTTTCAAATATGAGCAACTTATAAGGATTTTtcagctgaaaaataatattaaaagtgtTGTCCTTAGACATCGCAGGGATAAACAAAATCATCTGCATTTAGCTTTCCGAAACAACTGTTCCCTGTTTATCAACAAATTATCCTACAGAGATGCTAAAGAGTTAAAGACATTCTTGGACACAGTCCATCAAAATAAGTTTCAAACACCTATGAAACTTGATAGTGATGGGGGTGCCTTTGACAGGAGGATAACACagaagaaaatcagcaaaactccACTTCACAAAGCTTCTGACCTGCTAAGTTATAGATCCTTTAATACAAAGAAACGAATTGGGACACCTGTCCTTCAAAAGATACCTTCATTAATGTCAGAATCGTCAACCTTTGAAAGGTCAGGGTTATTAGAAAATCAGTGTGGACAAGGGAAAAGAATGCTGTCATCTTGTCTAGAGGTGAACGAAGACTTCCTGAAAGAGTATAACCCTATACTAAAGAAGCATAAGACAGATTCCTTGACTTACATAAACAGCAATAAGGAGAAACAGTTTAATCTGAAAGAGGTAGAAATGGATGGAACATTGAAACATAGACTTTCACTGAAATCTAATTCTCCTGGAAATGCTAACTTAGATGAGGCTGCCTTTTCAGTCCAGACTCTCTATGCGAAAGGAAGTTTGGAACTGCCCTTGGGGCCAAAGCATAGCCAGAACGACCCAGGACAGAATAAACCCCAGGTGCCACATGACTCTTACCCAGAACCACGATGGCAAGGCTTCCCCAATTTGGGAAATACCTGTTATATGAATGCAATTTTACAGTCACTATTTGCGATTCCATCATTTGCCAGTGACTTACTCAGGCAAGGTGTCCCATGGGAGAACATTCCCTATGATGCGTTTATCATGTGCTTGAGCCAGCTGcttgttttaaaagatatttgtaTTCCAGAGGTCAAAGAAGAGTTACTTGTGAATGTTAAAAAGTCCATTTCTGCAGTTACAGAGATTTTCTCTGGCAGCATGCAAAATGATGCTCATGAGTTTTTAGGCCAGTGTTTGGATCAGCTGAAAGGAGACATGGAAAAATTGAATACTATTTGGAAAACTGAGAGGGAACCTGAGGAAAAAGAATTATTTCCACAGATTTCTGCCAGTGAAGCTGCCACCAAAGTGTTTGTTTGTCCTGTTGTCACTAATTTTGAGTTTGAGTTACAGCGCTCCATTATTTGTAAAGGCTGTAGTCAGGTTATTTTCAAGAAAGAATTAAGTAATTATCTCTCCATCAACCTTCCCCAAGAAACGAGATCACTTCCTTCatctattcaatatttttttgatCTCTTCTTTAAAGCAGAAGAACTGGAGTATAATTGTGAGAAGTGTAAACACAAGAATTCTGTTGCAATGTACAAATTCAGTAGGCTACCAAGGGTTCTTATTATTCATTTGAAACGCTATTGTTTTAATGATGTTTGGCTGCTTGTGAAGGATGACCAGCAAATTGATATTCCCAAATATTTATGTTTATCTTGTCATTGCGATGAAAGCACCAAACCACCTCTTCCGTTGGGTGATAATGCAAATACTGGAGACTCCAAAATCCTGAAAGTCCCTCAAGAGATATTTTCTGGGACCATCTGCCCCTCAACACCTTCACTGAGGTTGATCTCTGAATCCAAACATTCCCAGGTTCTTTACAGAAGTTCAGACAAGAAGGCTGAACCACAGATAGGTCTGGGCCTCTGTAAAGGATCAAGCCAAGGAAAGCAACAGAGAGGTCAGGAAAGTGGTTCTGAACTAAACATGAGAAAGTCAGAATTGATAAACTCAGAAAATGGGACAGCCAGCAAAAAGGAGCTGCTAGGAGCTGACTCAGTGATGGGTCAGGTAGACAACTCTCTTTCCATGATCTGTGAAGATGGAGGAAAACCCACCATCAGCCAAGATACAGGACTTGTAGAGGTGCCTGAAAATCCAGAacttaagaaatataagaaaaccaACTCATTTGTAGAGTTACCATTTGATGGTATCCTTGAATCTACTGAAAAATTTTATGAGGATAAAGAAAATAGGTTTCCTTTAGGATCTCAAGGAGTGGCTGCAAAGCTCCCGCTGTGTGATGGGAAGAGAACCCATGAGGAATTCCTTCATCAGGCACTACCTCAAAGCCTTAGGAAACTGAATGCCCAAAAACTTACAGAGGAAGACTTCATTAGAGCTACAGAATTAAGTATACAGAAGGCTAACGTGAATTCACCCGGCATAACAGAAGTTAAAGCCAAGGAACTGAAAAGAAATGCCAACATGGGAGATCCTCTTCATGCTTACCAGCTCATCAGTGTCGTCAGCCATCTTGGTAGCTCCCCAGATTCAGGCCATTACATCAGTGATGTCTATGACTTTGAGAGGCAGACTTGGTTCACTTACAGTGATCTACACGTATCAGAAATCCAGGAGTCCACGATGCAAGAGGCCAGGCTTGGCAATGGATACATCTTCTTTTACATGCACAGTGGGATCTTTGAGGAgctactggaaaagaaaaagcattgA